The DNA sequence GCGACCTCGTCGCGGTCGAGCAGCTGGGCGCGGCCGCGGAAGCGGATCGCGCGGTACATCGCCGGCCAGGTCAGGGCTGCCGCGATCCCACCCGAGGCGGCGATCTCGATGCCCTTGGACGACTCGGTGTTGGTGACGAAGCCCGGCCCGCGCTCGTCGAAGAACCGCATGAGGACGGTCCGGACGTTCGGCAGGCCGTCGGCGTCGACGGTGGCGACGGAGATGGCGAGGGGCTCCGGGACGTCGGCCTGCGCGTCGGCCCGGGTGAGCGCGTCGTCGACCCAGCGGCGGGCCTGCTGCCACGGTGTCGGTGCGACCTCGTCCTCCGAGATGCCCGTCCCGACGTAGTCCACGCGCCGCACATCGTCCATGGCGGCAGCGTATTGCCCGGCCGCCACCGCCACCGGCGCACCCGTCGGCACCGGCTTACGCTTGGAGACAGGAGAGCGGGCGACCGGTGCCGGACGCCGCTCACGAGGACGCGAGGGCGTCGGGGAGGCAGCATGCCGGACAGGGGTCGGGCCGTCGGCCGGGTCGTGAAGTGGGGCGTCAAGTACGGCCCCCACGTCGTCGTCCTGGCCCAGCAGGCCAAGGAGCCGGCGATGAAGGCTGCCCAGACCGTCCTCGACCGCCAGCGGGCGAAGCGGCGGGCGCTCGAGCACGCCGCGACCCTGCGCGAGGGCACGGTGCTCAAGACCTTCGACCCCGCCGCCGACCACGGCGAGCCCGTCTGGGTGGTCTTCACCGGGGACGAGCCGGTCGCCGCGCACCCTGCCACGACGACGCCGCTGGCCCAGCTCGTCGCGCACAGCGACCTCTCGACGCGGGTCCGGCCGGCGGACCTCCCGACGCCCGTCGAGCGGGTCAAGGCCCTGCCGCGGTCCGTCCGCGGGCGGGGACCGGGCGCGGCCCGCCGGGCGCCGGGCGGGGCGGCCGGCCAGGACGCGGGGCGCCGCTCATGACGCTCCTCGAGCCGATCACCTCCGGGGCGCGGCGTGAGCTCGGCCGCGCGTTGCGCTCGCGCGTGGCGGGCGAGGACGCGCAGACCAAGGCCGCCCGCATCTGGCAGTCCGAGGGCGAGCGCTGGTTCGGCCCGGACGACCCGGTGTGGCGGGTGCACGCCGACGCGGCCATGTTCCCCGGCGGCATCCGGGCCCTGCTGCTGCAGTCCCTCCACCCGCTGGCGATGGCGGGCGTCGCGGCCCACTCCGGCTACAAGGGCGACCCGTGGGGCCGGCTCCAGCGCACCAGCGAGTTCCTGGCGACGACGACCTTCGGCACGGTCGAGCACGCCCAGGAGGCGATCACCCGGGTCCGCTCCATCCACGAGCGCGTGAAGGGCACCGCCCCCGACGGCCGGCCGTATGCCGCGAGCGACCCCCACCTGCTGCTGTGGGTGCACGTGACCGAGGCCGAGTCCTTCCTCACCTCCTTCCAGCGCTACGCCCGCGAGCCGTTGAGCGACGCCGAGGCCGACACCTACGTCGAGCAGGCCGCCGTCGTGGCCCGGCTGCTCGGGGTGCTCGACCCGCCCACCACCGTGGCGGGGCTGCGCGCCACGATCGAGGGGTTCCGCCCCGAGCTGGCCGGCACGCCCGCGGCCCGGGAGGCTGCGCGCTTCCTGCTCGTGAA is a window from the Phycicoccus sp. M110.8 genome containing:
- the pdxH gene encoding pyridoxamine 5'-phosphate oxidase; the encoded protein is MDDVRRVDYVGTGISEDEVAPTPWQQARRWVDDALTRADAQADVPEPLAISVATVDADGLPNVRTVLMRFFDERGPGFVTNTESSKGIEIAASGGIAAALTWPAMYRAIRFRGRAQLLDRDEVAGYFGSRPWASRISAWASQQSRPVEGRAQLEETYERYAAQWPDRGNPDDVPVPDFWGGYRVACDEVEFWGGRRNRLHDRLVFTRVAEGDLDDAGAWRLWRRQP
- a CDS encoding oxygenase MpaB family protein, which gives rise to MTLLEPITSGARRELGRALRSRVAGEDAQTKAARIWQSEGERWFGPDDPVWRVHADAAMFPGGIRALLLQSLHPLAMAGVAAHSGYKGDPWGRLQRTSEFLATTTFGTVEHAQEAITRVRSIHERVKGTAPDGRPYAASDPHLLLWVHVTEAESFLTSFQRYAREPLSDAEADTYVEQAAVVARLLGVLDPPTTVAGLRATIEGFRPELAGTPAAREAARFLLVNPPLPPAARPGYAALAAGAVAMLPRWARRPLRLPWLPVTERVVGRPLGGAATAVVRWAMHAEDPRLS